The Thermacetogenium phaeum DSM 12270 genome segment CTGGCCACGGAGTACACACGGAGTACAGTAGTTGATCAGGTACGGGAGGGAGAGGGGCAATGGAAGAGCCGAATGCCATCCGTCTGGTGATCGTTACCGGGCTTTCCGGTGCGGGCAAGACCCAGGCAATCAGGATTCTGGAGGATCTGGGCTTTTTCTGTATCGACAACCTGCCACCGATGCTGATCCCCAAAATCACCGAACTCTGCCAGCAATCCGGGGGAAAGGTGAAGCGGGTTGCCCTGGTGATGGATGTCCGGGGAGCGCTTTTCTACGATTCCCTGAGCGAGGAGCTGCGCAAGCTGTCGGAACAGGGGATTAAATACGAGCTCCTCTTTCTGGAAGCGTCCGATGCGGCACTGGTCAGAAGGTACAAGGAAACCCGCAGACAGCACCCCTTCAAGGGGGAGGGCTCCGTCCTGGAGGCTATCCGGGCTGAGAGGAAGCGCCTCCGGGAGATACGCGGTGCGGCCGACATCGTTCTCGACACCACCGAGATGACCGTTCACGATCTGAAGAAGAACCTTACCCAGATTTTCGGTGACGGCCGACCTGGATTTACGATTAAAATCGTATCTTTCGGCTACAAGTTTGGAATCCCTCTGGATGCCGACCTGGTGATGGATATCCGTTTTCTCCCCAACCCCAACTATGTGGATGAACTGAAGATGTTAACCGGGCTGGATCCGGCTGTGGTGCAATACATCTTCTCTTATCCGGTATCGAACACCTTCCTGCGCCGCTTTTATAACCTCTTGAAGTTTCTCCTGCCCTATTATATTAAAGAAGGCAAAACCTACCTCGTGATTGCGGTTGGATGCACCGGCGGCCAACACAGGTCGGTGGCGGTGGCAGAAAAGCTGGCCGAACTGCTAAAGAAGTGCTGCTCCATCCAGGTTCAGCACCGCGACCTTTCACGGGGAAGGTCAGGTGAAGAGCCGTGAGGCTGAGCAGTCTGTACACTCTGCTTTATCGTTTTTACCGCCGGCAGTTCCTCCGGCTCGGCCCCCGGGTGGTGGCGGTGGGCGGAGGTACAGGACTTCCCGTGCTGCTCAGGGGATTAAAGAAGTACACCGAAAACATCACCGCCATCGTCACTGTAGCCGATGACGGCGGGAGTTCGGGGAGGCTGCGGGGTGAATTCGGGATCCTGCCGCCGGGGGATATCAGAAACTGCCTGGTGGCCCTTGCGGAGACGGAAACCCTAATGGATAAACTCTTTCACTACCGCTTTGCCCAGGGGGATGGGCTCACCGGCCATAACCTCGGCAATCTGCTGCTCACCGCTTTGACGGATATCACAGGGGACTTTCAAACGGCGATCAGGGAGGCCAGCAGGGTTTTGAAGGTGCGCGGACAGGTGCTTCCCTCTACCCTGCACCAGGTAACCCTTCATGCCGAACTGGCAGACGGGACCGTGATCAGCGGCGAAAGCACCCTGCCCCTGGCCGGAGCTCCTTTGAAGAGGGTTTTCCTGACGCCGGAGTCCTGCTCGCCGGTACCGGAGGCCATTGACGCCATCTACCGGGCGGATCTGATCCTGCTCGGGCCGGGCAGCCTCTTTACGAGTGTTTTGTCCAGCCTGCTGGTTCCGGGAATTGCCTCCGCCATCAAGCAGTCCCAAGCTGTAAAGTGCTACGTCTGCAATATCATGACCCAACCCGGTGAAACCACCAACTATACCGCTTCGGATCACCTGCGGGCGATTTACGACCATGTCGGGCACGGCTGGATCGATTACGTGCTGGTCAATACGAAGAAAATTGCCCAGGCCAGTCTGGAGAAATACGCACGCCAGGGAGCGGCACCGGTCAAAATCGACTACGGCGCGCTGGAGAAAATGGGGGTGAGGGTGCTGAAGGCAGACCTGCTGGACGAGAGGGAGCTGGTGCGCCATGACCCTGAGAAGCTGGGGCGTGCCGTTCTTAGGCTCTTAGGCGGGCACATACCCCCCGGCGGCAGAGGCCAGCCGAGCCGAGAGCGATAACGCAGTTGCGGAAGGCACAAGCGGATATCCGGCGACCGGAGCCGTCTTGAGTGGGTGAAAACAGGAGTTACCGGGGCGGGGCCGACGGAAGTTTTAGAGCGGTGCAGCTATTAATTATTGATAAAGAGCGGCGTATCTTTCAGGACGGGGGAAAGGGTGATGGTAAGATGTCTTTTTCGGCACAGGTCAAGGATGAGGTAGCCCGCCTCGAATTGCGAAACGACTGCTGCCGACGGTCGGAGCTGGCGGCCCTGGCGCGGGTTGCGGGGACGATTCTGCTCGGACAGGAAAAGAGGCAGCTGGTCCTGACCACCGAAGCCTCTACCGTTGCCCGCCGCATCTTCAGGCTGGTCAAGGCGTTGGGATGGGGCGGGGTGATCACGGTGCGGCGCTATGCCCGGCCGCGGCGCCACCGGTTGTTCGCAGTTCACATACCCCTGGAGGAAGAAGGACGCCTTCTGCTGCCGCAGCTGGGGTTTGTCGGCGGTGAGAACATTCCCCTCCCCCGCCTGGACCCCGCTGTTTTTGAGAGAAACTGCTGCCGGCGGGCATTTCTCAGGGGCTGCTTTCTTGGCTGCGGCTTTGTCAGCGACCCCAATCGGGCCTATCACCTGGAACTGGTGCTGAAGACTGTGCAGGGTGTCGAGGATGTGGCGGCTGCGCTCTCCGCATTCGGTTTGAGGTCGGGCATTGGGGAACGCAAGGAGGCCTACCGGATTTACCTTAAGGATGCGGAACAGGTGGTGGAGTTTTTGCGGGTGATCGGAGCCAACCAGGCGGTGCTCTATTTCGAAAACTGCCGTGTCCTCAAAGAGATGAAGAATCAGATCAACAGGTTGGTGAACTGTGAGACCGCCAACCTCGGGAAAACGGTGGAAACGGGGCTGAAGCAGGTGGCCCTGATCAAAGAGATCGAGGCCCTGGCAGGGCTCGGTGCCCTGCGGCCGCAGCTGCGGGAACTGGCTCTGCTTCGGCTGCGTTACCCGGAGGCGAGCCTCTCCGAGCTGGGCCGGCTGCTCATGCCTCCCTTGGGGAAATCCGGGGTCAGCCACCGCTTCAGGGAAATGCAGCGCTTCGCCGAACAGCTGCGCAAGCGGCAGGGGAATCCCGGTTCATGATCTCTCCGCTGAATTAGCCCACGACTGGCCGTCTTTTATTTTCGCATTTTCACCGCTAAAGTGGCAGCAGCGTTAAATCGAATGCTTTGCTTTTGGAGGTTGGACGATGGTGTGGAGGTTTTTGCGCCGTTATTTCCTGACGGGTGTGCTCGTGCTCCTGCCGGTGATCATTACAGTTTATATTCTGGTGTTTGCCTTTAACCTGGTGGATGGAATGCTCCGCAGCCTCATTCAGAGAATTGCCGGCCGCTATATACCCGGCCTGGGTTTATTGATCATCCTGGTTCTTATCTTCCTGGCCGGCGTCATCGGAACCAATGTGGTGGGAAGGAAGTTCCTCAATATCGGGGAGCAGCTCTTTGAGCGCCTCCCGGTCGTCAAAAGCATCTACACAGCTGTCAAGCAGGTCATGGAGGTGCTGACCACACAACGCCGGGCGGCCTTTCGGCACGTGGTCCTGGTGGAATACCCCCGCAAGGGAATCTATTCTTTAGGGTTTATAACCGGAGAAGCCCCCTTCGAGGTGAAGGAGAATGTTGCTGAGGATCTTCTAAACGTTTACCTTCCGACAACCCCCCCGACCCAGGGAGTGTTTATCATGGTGCCCAGGAGTGATGTCCGCATCCTGAAGATGAGTGTCGAAGACGGCTTTAAGCTGCTTGTTTCGGCGGGAATCATCACCTCCTCTCCCTCCTATCTCAACAGACAAAAACCCTCCCGGCGAGGGGGTGGAGATATTCCGATCTACCGGAGGGCTCCCGACAGCGGTGAGAGTTAAGGGCGGTTTTGAATTTTTTCTTGTTTATCAAACCGCATATCTTATTAATGAGAAGGCAGGAATCCGGCCGGTCGGGGGAGAATTCCTTAGTTAATAAAACGGGGGGTGCGGAAATGCGCTTGAGTTATGGGATCAACCTGGAGCAGACCCAAAAACTGATCATGACACCGGAATTGCGCCAGGCGATCACTGTGCTTCAGCTTTCGGCGGTGGATCTCGCTCAATACGTGGAAAACGCCATGCTGGAAAATCCTCTCCTTGAAGTTACCGAGGATGCTGATGCTGAGGGGGTGGCGTCTTCCGAGAAGTTCAAAGATGATTTTACGCGGGAATGGTGTGAATACCTTTCGGAGTGCGGCCAGGTTGACAGGTCCTTTGACCGCGCCTGGGCAGAGGAAGAAGGTGAGCGCTATAATTTTGAGCACTTCGTGGCTCAGGTGCCTACTCTCAGTGAGCACCTGGACCTGCAGCTGCGCCTTGCCCTTTCCGATCCCCGTGATCTCAAGATAGGGGAGTTTTTGATCGGCAACATCAACGACCGCGGCTATCTGCAGATCAGCCTGGAAGAGGTGGAAAGAACATACGGTTATCCCGTTCGGGAGACCGAGCGCATTCTCAAGATTATTCAGAGCTTCGATCCGCCTGGCGTGGGGGCCCGGGACCTGTCTGAATGCCTTTTGATTCAACTTGAACAGCGCGGCTGGCGAACGCCCGCCTTGGAAAAGCTGGTTCGCTTCTATTTAGGCGACCTCGCCAACGGTAATCTGCTGAAGATCGCCGCGGCCCTGGATCTGCCGGTTCAGGACGTGCAGCACATGGCCGATCTGATTAAAACCCTCGATCCGATACCGGGACGGAATTTTTCCCGGCCCGGGGAGAATCGCTACATCGCCCCGGATGTGGTTGTGGAGAAATTCGATGACGAATATATAATCCTGGTCAACGACATCTCCGTCCCGCGCTTGATGATCAATAAAACCTATCAGAGCCTGTTGAACCAGCAGGAATCGTGCGACCCGGGGACGGCCCAGTTTATTCAGAACAAGCTGAAGTCGGCCATCTGGCTGATACGCAGCATTGAGCAGAGGCGGCTGACGCTCTACCGGGTAGTCAGCTGTATCGTGGAATTCCAGAAGGAGTTTCTGGATAAAGGGGTGAAACACCTCAAGCCCTTAAACCTGAAGCAGATTGCAGATGCTGCCGGGCTGCATGAGTCTACCGTCAGCAGGGCGATCGCCAATAAATACATTCAGACCCCCCAGGGGCTTTTTGAGCTGAAATTCTTCTTCACCAGCGGGGTGGAGAACGTCCTTGCCGGTAAGATGGTGGCGGCGGAGAGCATCAAGCAGGTTTTGAAAGAACTGATCGCAGGGGAGGATCCGTGCCGTCCGTACAGCGACCAGCAGCTCTGTGAGCTGCTGCAGGCCAAGGGTATCAATATAGCGCGGCGCACGGTGGCGAAATACCGGCAGGAGATCGGAATCCCCCCTGTGCGGCAGCGGAAGCGCTATCGATAAAATATTAACGGTAAATCGCCTCAGGATTTCAATAAATACGCAGTGAAGACGGCTGGATGAAGCCGTTTTTTTTCTCGTGATCTGGGTCAACAGAAACTTCAGTAACCATGTGAACACCGGGTAAGGTTTGCTGAAGCCCTGCGGGCGTAAATCCTTCAGCAAGTCCGTTTCACTTTTTTCAATGCTTAAGCTCCATGAGTTAACAGGTTTGCCAGTTCTTGCAGGCACACTTTTGTAAGTCTTTCAGTTCACTATTGATGCGGGAACCGACAGCCCCTCTGTTACCGGCACCGACGCTGCATCGGGTTACCTCCCCTTTTCTTTCAGGATTTGCTTTGCTCTCCTTTTTCCTCCCCCTTGGGTTGCATTGCCATTTAAATAGTATATAATTTTAAATGAAATGTTATATATTAAATGGGGATTGAGGCTTATTTTTATGGATGATTTCCCGGCACACAAGAGTGCCGGAATTTGCGGCAGGTCCAATATATTAGGGGGGAAAACCGCATACTATTAGTGCCGGATTTCTCCTGGCAGCCGCTTGGAGAGGGTCGATTGTTGTTTGAGAATAGAAGGGAGGATATCATTTATGACTGTGAGAGTAGGAATCAACGGTTTTGGACGGATCGGGCGGCTGGTGCTGCGCGCCGCAGCCGGCAGTCCCGATATCGATGTGGTAGCCCTCAACGACCTCGTCGATGCCGAAACCAATGCCCACCTTTTCAAATACGATTCTGTCCACGGCACCTTCCAGGGCGAAGTAACTGCCGGTGAGGGTGAGATTAAGATCAACGGCAAGGCAATCCGGGTCTTCTCCGAGAAGGATCCCAAAAAGCTGCCTTGGGGCGAGCTGGGGGTGAGCATCGTCGTTGAAGCCACCGGAAAATTCCGGGACAGGGATACCGCCTCCGCTCACCTGGAGGCCGGGGCCAAAAAGGTTATCATCACTGCGCCGGCTAAGAACGAGGACATCACCATCGTCATGGGGGTCAATGAGGATAAATACGATCCGGCCAATCATCATATTATCTCCAATGCCTCCTGCACCACTAACTGCCTGGCTCCTATTGTCAAAGTCATCCACGAAAAATTCGGCTTAAAGCGCGGCCTGATGACCACAACGCATGCCTACACCAACGACCAGCGGGTACTCGATCTGGCGCACAAGGACCTGCGCAGGGCGCGTGCCGCCGCCCTTTCCATGATCCCCACAACTACCGGGGCGGCGAAGGCCGTTGCTCTGGTGCTCCCCGAACTGAAGGGGAAGCTGACCGGGATCGCCATCCGGGTGCCCGTACCCAATGTTTCTCTGGTGGACCTGGTGGCCGAACTGGAAAAGCCCACAACGGTGGATGGACTCAACCAGGCCTTTAAAGACGCCGCCGGCGGTAAGCTGAAGGGAATCCTGCGCTATTCTGATGTTCCCTTGGTTTCCCGGGATTACAACGGGGATCCCCATTCGGCAATTGTGGACGGCCCCTCCACTATGGTCATAGACGGAACACTGGTGAAGGTGTTTGCCTGGTATGACAATGAGTGGGCCTATTCCCTCCGGGTTGTCGACTGCGCTCGTTACATTGCCGGCAAGGGGCTTTAAATCGATCGGAAAGGCGGGATGGCAGAGTTGAAGCTGAGAACGATCAGGGAGATCGATGTCGGCGAGAAAAGGGTACTGGTGCGCGTTGACTTCAATGTTCCCCTGGATGATCAGGGGAATGTGACCGATGATACCAGAATTAAGGCTGCTCTTCCCACGGTCAGGTATCTCCTCGACCGCAGGGCACGGGTGATTCTGATGAGCCACCTGGGACGCCCCAAGGGTAAGGTGGTTGAGGGCTTGAGAATGACCGGTGTCGCCAAGAGGCTGGGTGAGCTTTTGGGTCAAGAAGTCAAAAGGGTGGACGACTGTGTAGGGCCGGAAGTGGAGAAGGCGGTGCAGGGCCTGCGGCCGGGGGGGGTTCTGCTGCTGGAAAATCTGCGCTTCCACCCGGAGGAGGAGAAGAACGATCCGGAGTTTGCCCGCAAACTGGCCTCCCTGGCCGATATTTACGTCAATGATGCCTTCGGCACCGCTCACCGGGCGCACGCCTCGACGGCAGGTGTGGCCTCCTTTCTCCCCGCCTTCGCCGGCTTCTTGATGGAAAAGGAGGTCAAGGCACTGGGGAGCATTTTGACCGATCCGGCCCACCCCTTCGTGGCTGTGCTGGGAGGGGCGAAGGTTACGGACAAGATCGGTGTTCTCAACAACCTGGTCGAGAAGGTGGACACCATCCTCTTCGGTGGGGGAATGGCCAATACCTTCCTGCTGGCCCAGGGCCGGGACGTGGGTGACTCTCTGGTGGACAGGGAACACCTGGACTTTGCCCGGGAGTTTATGCAGAAGGCCCGACAGCGGGGGGTTCGCGTCGAGCTGCCAGAGGACTTGGCCATCGCTCCTGCGGACGGGAACGGCTCCCTCCGGGTCGTTGACTCTGATGCAGTGCCTTCCGGCTGGCGTGCGCTGGATATCGGCCCGCGCACCGCGGAGCGGTACGCAGGGGTGATTCAGAGGGCGAAGACAGCCTTCTGGAACGGCCCCATGGGGGTGTTCGAGAAGGATGAGTTCGCCCGCGGGAGTAAAGCGGTGGCCCGCGCCCTGGCCGAGTCGGATGTTGTCTCTGTCGTGGGGGGCGGGGACTCCCTTGCCGTTCTGGAGAAGTTCGGCCTTGCCGACAAAGTCACGCACGCCTCGACAGGTGGGGGGGCTTCGCTGGAGTTTCTCGAAGGGCGGGAGCTGCCGGGTGTGGCGGTGCTCGCCGAAAAGTAAGCGAAGGGTTTCTGAAGAGAGGAGAAATTATTGTGAAAAATAGAAGGATTCCTTTGGTGGCGGGCAACTGGAAGATGCACAAAACGCCCGCCGAGGCGGGGAACTTCGCCAGGCTGCTGCGGCAAAGGGTTGCCCCCGGGCGCGGGGTGGAAGTGATCATTTGTCCGCCCTTTCCTGCCCTGGCAGCTGTGGCCACGAAGCTTGCCGGCAGCGAGATCGGCTGGGGTGCCCAAAACATGCACTGGGAGCCCGAGGGGGCTTATACGGGGGAGGTCTCCGGACCGATGCTGCAGGCGATGGGCTGCCGCTATGTGATCCTGGGGCACTCGGAGCGCCGCAGTTATTTCCGGGAGACGGACGAGGAGATCAGGAAAAAGGTGGGGGCTGCCCTGGCCTGCGGCTTGCGTCCGATCTTTTGCCTGGGTGAAAACCTCGCTACCCGCAGGTCCGGAAAGGCCGTTGACTTCTGCCGCCGGCAGTTTAAGGATGTGCTTGAGGGAATGGAGATCAGTGTCCCCGATGCCCTCGTCGTTGCCTACGAGCCGGTCTGGGCGATCGGGACCGGAAAGACGGCAACACCGGCGGATGCCACTGAGGTCATCGGAGCCCTGAGGGAGGAGGCCGCCCGTCTCTTCGGGCGTGAATTCTCGGCGAGGCTGCGCTTCCTGTACGGCGGCAGCGTCAAGCCTGACTCCATGCCTGCCTTCCTGGAAGAGGAGGAAATTGACGGGGTGCTGGTCGGTGGGGCCAGCCTGGATATCGAACAGTTCACGGCTATTATCGACATTACAGCCGATCTAAGGGGGAACAATGATTGAAAGGCCCGCTTGCTCTGATCATTCTTGACGGCTGGGGTCTGTCCCCCCACGAGCGGGGGAATGCCATTCGCCTGGCCGGCACTCCTAATTTCCAGCGCTTGCAGGAAAACTATCCTTATACCGTGCTGGCAGCCTCCGGTGAACGGGTGGGGTTGCCCGAGGGCCAGATGGGCAACTCGGAGGTCGGGCACCTCAACATCGGTGCCGGGAGAGTGGTTTATCAAGATATTACCAGGATCAGCAAGGCGATCCGGACGGGAGAGTTCTTCTCCAATCCGGTACTCATTGAGGCCATGCAGAAGGTGAAGGAAGAAGGCTCTTCACTCCACCTGTGCGGACTGCTTTCCGACGGGGGTGTCCACAGCCACTTAGCTCACCTCTATGCCCTTCTGGAGATGGCAAAGCGCTTCCGCCTGCCCCGGGTTTACATCCACGCCTTCCTGGACGGGCGGGATGTCTTGCCCACCAGCGGTGCCGGTTATATCGAAGAGGCGGAGAGGAAGTGCCGGGAGATCGGTTGCGGCGAAATCGCCACCGTCAGCGGCAGGTACTACGCCATGGACCGGGATAAGAGGTGGGAGCGGGTGGAGAAGGCCTTCAACGCCGTTGTTTACGGTGAAGGGGAGCCCGTGACCTCGCCCGCCGCTGCCGTCCGCGACTCCTATGAAAAGGAAGTTACCGATGAGTTCGTCGTTCCCAAAGTGGTTGTCGACGGTAGCGGGCGTCCCAAAGGAACGGTGCAGCGGGGGGATACCGTTATTTTTTATAACTTCCGGGCCGACAGGGCGCGGGAGCTCACCCGCGCCTTCACCGATCGTCGCTTCGAGGGGTTTGTCCGGAAGGGAGGGTATCCGGATGTACACTTCGTTTGTATGACCCAATACGATGTAACCATCCCGGCCCCTGTTGCCTTCCCCCCTCAAACCCTGCAGAACACCCTGGGGGAAATCCTGTCCGGGAACGGACTCAGGCAGCTCAGGATCGCCGAAACGGAAAAGTATGCCCATGTCACCTTTTTCTTTAACGGGGGTGTAGAGGCGCCCAACCCGGGAGAGGAGCGCGTTCTGATCCCCTCGCCGAAGGTCGCCACCTATGACCTGAAGCCGGAGATGAGCGCGCCCGAGGTCACGGAGAGGGTCCTGAAGGAGATTAATGGGGGCGCTTACGACGTGATCATCCTGAATTACGCCAACCCGGATATGGTGGGGCACACGGGCGTTCTGGAGGCGGCCGTCCGGGCGATCGCAGTGGTGGATGAGTGTCTGGGAAGGGTGGTACAGGGGATTCTCGATAAAGGAGGAATTGCCCTCGTGACCGCCGACCACGGGAATGCCGAGCAAATGCTCGAAGAGGAGTCTGAGGAGCCGCATACCGCCCACACCACAAATCCCGTGCCCTTCATCCTGGTGGGAGATGAGTACCGGCAGAGGCGGCTTCGAGAAGGCGGGGCCCTGGAGGATATCGCTCCGACCATGCTGGAGATCCTGGGGATTCCCCGGCCGCCGGCGATGACCGGGCGTTCGCTGCTGGCAGGGTAGATCCTCAAGCGACCCTCACGCCGCCTTGGGCTGCACCAACAGAGCATGGAAATACCCGACGGTCTGCCGGCGAGCGACCTATGGAAGGCCGGGTAACAGGACAGGCGAAGCGAGGATGACAGGTCGGGATGCGAGTAGAGACACCCCTTGACCTGCGATGGAATGGATTTGCAGCGAGGCCAAACGCTGCGTTTGACAGAAGCAGTTCGCAACTTGTTACGCAGCATCCCAGAGCTGTCCCGAAGCGAGCCGTCGTCCTGTCCGGCCTGGAATCGGGAGTCGAGCGGCAGACGGCGGGTGAACTTGATGTATTTTCATGGCAGTTTGTTTGCCGAAAAGAAACGGAGGTTCGGAAATAATGCCGCAAATCAGCAATGTCGTTGCAAGGGAGATCCTGGATTCCCGGGGGAATCCAACGGTTGAGGTTGATGTTTACCTGGAGGATGGGAGCTTCGGCAGTGCGGCCGTTCCCTCCGGGGCCTCGACCGGGGTGCATGAGGCCCTGGAACTGCGGGATGGCGACGGGGCCCGCTATCTGGGAAAGGGCGTTTTGAAGGCGGTTGCAAATGTGAACGACGTCATTGCCACCGAGGTGGCGGGGATGGAGGCCACCGACCAGGTTCTGATCGACCAGACCATGATTGAGCTTGATGGCACTCCTAACAAGGAGAGGCTCGGAGCCAACGCCATTCTCGGCGTTTCTCTGGCGGTTGCGAAAGCCGCCGCCGACAGCGTCGGGCTGCCTCTCTACCGTTACCTCGGCGGTGTCGGAGCCAGGCTGCTGCCGGTTCCCATGATGAATATTCTCAACGGCGGGAAGCACGCCGACAACAATGTGGATATCCAGGAGTTCATGATCGTCCCGCGGGGCGCCGGCAGCATCCGGGATGCCATCAGAATGGGTGCGGAGGTATTCCACAATTTAAAAAAGGTGCTGAAGGGGAAGGGCTACAATACGGCCGTTGGGGATGAGGGAGGATTCGCCCCGAATTTGAAATCCAATGAAGAGGCCCTGGAGGTGATCGTGGACGCCATCCAGCGGGCCGGCTACAAACCCGGTGAAGAAATATTCCTGGCTTTGGATGTGGCCGCCAGCGAACTCTATAAAGACGGCAGATACCACTTCCGCAGCACCGGTGATTCCCTGACCGCTTCAGAGACGATTGACTTTTACGAGAAGCTGGTCGGCAGCTACCCGATCGTCTCCATAGAGGACGGGCTCGCCGAGGACGACTGGGAGGGATGGAAAGAGTTGACAGAGCGGCTGGGGGGGAAGATCCAGCTGGTGGGGGACGATATCTTCGTCACCAACAAGAAGCGCCTGGAGCGCGGCATCAAAGAGGGGGTTGCCAACTCCATCCTGATCAAGGTGAACCAGATCGGTACCCTGACCGAAACCCTGGAGGCAGTAGAGATGGCGGCGAGGGCCGGTTATACGGCGGTGATCTCCCACCGTTCCGGGGAAACCGAGGACACCACCATTGCCGATCTGGCGGTGGCTACCTGCACCGGGCAGATCAAGACGGGTGCGCCCTCCCGAACCGACCGCGTGGCCAAGTACAACCAGTTGATCAGGATCGAAGAGGACCTGGGTGAGGCGGCCCTTTACGCCGGGCTGTTGTAAGCGGCAATACTTGAAGACGAACGGTTTAACCCTGCCGTAACTTTACAGAAGCGCCCACATCGCTCACAACGGCTGCTTTACAAGCGCTTCCGGTAATGCTAAAATGAATGTGATTTTCGGAGGGAGCGGCGCAATTTAACGGTGCCGTCACCTGGCGTCACCGGGAAAGGGAGGAACCAGGCTTGCTGAAGACCATTTTGATGATACTGGAAGTGCTGGTGAGCATCGGCCTGATAACGACGATCTTGATGCAGTCCGGAAGGGCCTCCGGCCTTTCGGGGGCTATCGCCGGAGGCGCCCAGGCCCTGCTGGGCAAGAAGAAGGGGCTTGATGAGTTTCTCGGAAAGGTTTCCATGGTTCTTGCCGCAGCCTTTCTCATCATCACCATGCTGATAACCGTAATTGAGTAAAAGACCCTGCAGGATAAACCCCGGACGTTACCTGTTCGGGGTTTTTTATTTACGCTCTGCACGGATCTTTGTTGTTGGGAAAGGTCTTGAACGGTGAAGCTGACAGGTGATGTTGGCTAAGGGAAGGCCTTCCGGCAGTGCAGAAAGTGAACGCGGCGGCAGGACCTGCAGATGCGACGAGCCTTTGAATCCAGGCTGTGAATTGTCTTAGAGAATAGTAATCCTGCCTGAAATTGGTCTTTAATCTATTATAATTCTATGAGTAATAATATCTTTAATTAGGGTATTGATTTATTACAAGAAGTAACTATAATATATAGTAGCGGAGATAGTTGATATTTCATATTTTTTTAACTTGTAATATTACTACAGGAAATATTATATCCACTCAAGCCAGATAATAGCTACAGCGTGTATTCTCGTTGTACGACTCACACTCACCCAAGACTTCTTTTAGCGCATGTAGTATATCTGTAGTTTTATAAAAAACCTGCCTGGCTTATTTCCTTTATCTTTTAATCACAGCAACAGTTGCTTAAAGATAGAGAGTATTCAATCAGATATACCTGGAGAGCATTAGAGATGTTTGGATTGCTTAGAACGCGACGCATATCCGCTTTATTTTGCTGACGCTTTTCCACCGCCAGGAGTCACATGCCAAAATTTCTTGCTGCTGCTGTCGTTATTCCAAGTTTCACTCTAAATGTAAAAGCTTTTTGCTGGAGAAAAGATGAAAAAAGATACGGATAGGCTGACATTGAGAAGATAAAAGGAAATAATGCCGGAAAGTAATGCCCGTCACTGAAAGAGGTATTTGTAATCGAGAGATCGTTAGAAGGGGCGCGACTTTTAAAAAGT includes the following:
- a CDS encoding phosphoglycerate kinase; translated protein: MAELKLRTIREIDVGEKRVLVRVDFNVPLDDQGNVTDDTRIKAALPTVRYLLDRRARVILMSHLGRPKGKVVEGLRMTGVAKRLGELLGQEVKRVDDCVGPEVEKAVQGLRPGGVLLLENLRFHPEEEKNDPEFARKLASLADIYVNDAFGTAHRAHASTAGVASFLPAFAGFLMEKEVKALGSILTDPAHPFVAVLGGAKVTDKIGVLNNLVEKVDTILFGGGMANTFLLAQGRDVGDSLVDREHLDFAREFMQKARQRGVRVELPEDLAIAPADGNGSLRVVDSDAVPSGWRALDIGPRTAERYAGVIQRAKTAFWNGPMGVFEKDEFARGSKAVARALAESDVVSVVGGGDSLAVLEKFGLADKVTHASTGGGASLEFLEGRELPGVAVLAEK
- the tpiA gene encoding triose-phosphate isomerase, encoding MKNRRIPLVAGNWKMHKTPAEAGNFARLLRQRVAPGRGVEVIICPPFPALAAVATKLAGSEIGWGAQNMHWEPEGAYTGEVSGPMLQAMGCRYVILGHSERRSYFRETDEEIRKKVGAALACGLRPIFCLGENLATRRSGKAVDFCRRQFKDVLEGMEISVPDALVVAYEPVWAIGTGKTATPADATEVIGALREEAARLFGREFSARLRFLYGGSVKPDSMPAFLEEEEIDGVLVGGASLDIEQFTAIIDITADLRGNND
- the gpmI gene encoding 2,3-bisphosphoglycerate-independent phosphoglycerate mutase; protein product: MKGPLALIILDGWGLSPHERGNAIRLAGTPNFQRLQENYPYTVLAASGERVGLPEGQMGNSEVGHLNIGAGRVVYQDITRISKAIRTGEFFSNPVLIEAMQKVKEEGSSLHLCGLLSDGGVHSHLAHLYALLEMAKRFRLPRVYIHAFLDGRDVLPTSGAGYIEEAERKCREIGCGEIATVSGRYYAMDRDKRWERVEKAFNAVVYGEGEPVTSPAAAVRDSYEKEVTDEFVVPKVVVDGSGRPKGTVQRGDTVIFYNFRADRARELTRAFTDRRFEGFVRKGGYPDVHFVCMTQYDVTIPAPVAFPPQTLQNTLGEILSGNGLRQLRIAETEKYAHVTFFFNGGVEAPNPGEERVLIPSPKVATYDLKPEMSAPEVTERVLKEINGGAYDVIILNYANPDMVGHTGVLEAAVRAIAVVDECLGRVVQGILDKGGIALVTADHGNAEQMLEEESEEPHTAHTTNPVPFILVGDEYRQRRLREGGALEDIAPTMLEILGIPRPPAMTGRSLLAG
- the eno gene encoding phosphopyruvate hydratase; this translates as MPQISNVVAREILDSRGNPTVEVDVYLEDGSFGSAAVPSGASTGVHEALELRDGDGARYLGKGVLKAVANVNDVIATEVAGMEATDQVLIDQTMIELDGTPNKERLGANAILGVSLAVAKAAADSVGLPLYRYLGGVGARLLPVPMMNILNGGKHADNNVDIQEFMIVPRGAGSIRDAIRMGAEVFHNLKKVLKGKGYNTAVGDEGGFAPNLKSNEEALEVIVDAIQRAGYKPGEEIFLALDVAASELYKDGRYHFRSTGDSLTASETIDFYEKLVGSYPIVSIEDGLAEDDWEGWKELTERLGGKIQLVGDDIFVTNKKRLERGIKEGVANSILIKVNQIGTLTETLEAVEMAARAGYTAVISHRSGETEDTTIADLAVATCTGQIKTGAPSRTDRVAKYNQLIRIEEDLGEAALYAGLL
- the secG gene encoding preprotein translocase subunit SecG encodes the protein MLKTILMILEVLVSIGLITTILMQSGRASGLSGAIAGGAQALLGKKKGLDEFLGKVSMVLAAAFLIITMLITVIE